The Drosophila innubila isolate TH190305 chromosome 3R unlocalized genomic scaffold, UK_Dinn_1.0 2_E_3R, whole genome shotgun sequence genome has a segment encoding these proteins:
- the LOC117791772 gene encoding eIF-2-alpha kinase activator GCN1, whose product MEVPQLSSALRDLPNRVLNVPIEERQSLFHNVSAVLSNPGVNSAIVRGICKVIGTTILKYKDPPSQLLVRKLICDLIVAHHDLTIEHMLSVLKTLLKELPSAPAHKSCRSSVVALGWACLLLKNANLESNIYKTEKSRLIEYQSLLYQTTLLAQNPRVTEAATKIIYDLWESNKIFDETKDTLFQMDATSNVTIMIMMMIQFDTENTHLDILKKYKMKCVEYFVKSMVLCKSKPNTAFITACRPLLSTLNDSEFNIIYNDLQKSILRSPENTLESIGIIFELLNIDCSRYASQIGTVLIKKLYSKGEDARRESLESLKSLSQKCSDSNVIKELLQLIFSILNGSDGKINVVEYRINLYQGAGCLSFNKVQEDHMDDILNMAVDLFWKALETESQDKVICCTLEMFALWSGKFRKELPNVIINIFKTGIEHKNSNQMIRQSYLEWLLSSIQNAEIKDTSNIVPTLYSLYMKAQQNFSQLSFVSEAACISCHLLILEKPSEMYSSFWNSLFDMNKQYFFNEKFIASATTETLCHISFMAKMLFKSYLDQIKGPVEPLHRALLNNLCSSSAKVRKYTKEQVTQITKSTDGVDFVKLALKEYSKLINNAKIQYEIDNTVQSDQTCTPSQAFVDALEVLCCLENVPHQDSLELTMLLLDISNYPAILSNNPYFWENTIQNNFHLNPEHFISINEQQIIETYIEQFKICPVFENTIASLVRINPKIIVPAIIKRIKTYLNDESNFNVSNEDFLTFMTPEGELYDKSVIPHADAQYATTGVKRENKVYSYKEQLEEIQLRREIDEKRQKEGKSKTVKLTQKQQELIKNQTEKELRIRTRVQALHEKLMCVISLFKASCSGNENNIALHFHTLLDDILRATSSPLSAEPLTDLYYFMNKMCFKTNSELGRAISIATIRLQKPSCILKEEWNAQNINESIMDIISNLNKHVIIKSNLLDSQSFSYAFEFLKRALIHLDNRSNEEFVLSSIKLIEIHVQQKEEPTDECNHPRYLPRLGMFQILLYLIKNNSTAVQTQAVNALLEVATVSSGGKLNATPDKHIIELFLDALQSNIEAIRDVTLRAMQIMIGSIVDYLKSDADLEKQLVARLWIAKFDIAVEIRQLAVDLWDSAGFAYPEFDDIIVDITHPELCIQKASAESLIPLILNDKSLLKCGLKKLLAIYNEKLTLIPPKLDKFDREIEPAFDQWKPRRGVAIAISQIAQFLSIEDINYLMQFMVSHGLGDREEIVHKEMLAAALKIVDIHGKETIVSLLPVFEEFLDSAPKSQSYDNIRQAVVILMGSLARHLEKDDKRIDPIVKRLITALSTPSQQVQEAVSNCLPHLMPSVKDEVPAMIKKLLHSLSKSEKYGERRGAAYGIAGIVKGLGILSLKQLDIMSKLTTYIQDKKNYKSREGALFAFEVLCTTLGRLFEPYIVHVLPHLLQCFGDSSQYVRQAADDTAKVVMGKLSAHGVKLVLPSLLDALDEDSWRTKTASVELLGAMAFCAPKQLSSCLPSIVPKLIEVLGDSHTKVQEAGGDALKVIGSVIKNPEIQAIVPVLLKALEDPSNNTSACLQSLLKTKFIHFIDAPSLALIMPVVQRAFMDRSTETRKMAAQIIGNMYSLTDQKDLTPYLPSIIPGLKSSLLDPVPEVRAVSARALGAMVKGMGESSFEDLLPWLMQTLTSESSSVDRSGAAQGLSEVVGGLGVEKMHKLMPEIIATAERTDIAPHVKDGYIMMFIYMPGAFPEEFTPYIGQIINPILKALADESEYVRDTALRAGQRIVNLYAETAVALLLPELEKGLFDENWRIRYSSVQLLGDLLYRISGVSGKMTTETASEDDNFGTEQSHTAIIRFLGDERRNRVLSGLYMGRSDVSLMVRQSALHVWKIVVTNTPRTLREILPTLFGLLLGCLASTSYDKRQVAARTLGDLVRKLGERVLPEIIPILESGLNSEQSDQRQGVCIGLSEIMASTSKEMVLTFVHSLVPTVRKALADPLPEVREAAAKTFESLHSTVGSRALDDILPFMLEGLSDPDPEVAENTLDGLRQVMSIKSRVVLPYLVPQLTAQPVNTKALSILVSVAGDALTKYLPKILSALLEALSQSHGTANENQELEYCQTVILSVTDEVGIRTIMDTLMVSAKSDNVCTRKSSASLLCAFCIHSPGDYSQYIPQLLRCLLRLMADNDKSIIQKAWEALNAVIKGLNPTQQIGYVTDVRQAVRFAASDLKEPELPGFCLPKGITPLLPVFREAILNGLPEEKENAAQGLGEVIFLTSAASLQPSVVHITGPLIRILGDRFNSGVKAAVLETLAILLHKVGVLLKQFLPQLQTTFLKALHDQNRNVRMKAGKALSELVAIHSRADPLFNEIHNGIKSSDDSAVRETMLHALRSIISPSGDKMSEPIRKQVFSTLLSLIGHQEDTTRNAVGGCLGAMLKYMPSAQVTDLLNNHILAENSDDPLTKHGYTVILFVALKECPKEVLLENFTDRIIGNILVNILSEKAPIACNAVRAATYVLEYKLVNKEDPPSNVLVSLARAMNHNSNDVKQLVAKSCIHLSKNLSADQIHLDVLKTLVPTLVNGTKEKNGYVKSNSELALISILRLRSDEVTFKKTCDVLETGARDSLSDVVAKVLKRVAAQPPAKEDDLDDTLQT is encoded by the exons ATGGAAGTTCCTCAG ttgtcGAGTGCCTTGCGCGATTTGCCAAATAGGGTACTGAATGTGCCCATCGAAGAACGACAGTCTTTATTTCACAATGTCAGTGCGGTGCTATCAAATCCCG GTGTGAACTCTGCTATCGTGCGAGGTATATGCAAAGTGATAGGAACAACGATATTAAAGTACAAGGATCCTCCATCTCAACTGCTAGTTCGCAAACTCATTTGTGATCTTATTGTTGCCCATCATGATTTAACTATAGAACATATGCTATCTGTTCTTAAGACCCTATTAAAGGAATTACCATCGGCACCTGCTCATAAGTCATGTCGATCTTCCGTTGTGGCCTTAGGATGGGCTTGTTTGTTATTAAAGAATGCAAACCTTGaatcaaatatatacaaaacagAAAAGTCCAGGTTAATAGAATACCAGTCGTTGTTATACCAGACCACTTTGCTGGCCCAAAACCCTAGGGTTACAGAAGCAGCTACAAAAATCATCTATGATTTGTGGGAGAGCAACAAGATTTTTGACGAAACAAAGGACACGTTATTTCAAATGGATGCAACTTCGAATGTCACaataatgattatgatgatgatacaATTTGACACAGAAAATACACACTTGGATATCctgaaaaaatacaaaatgaaatgtgtgGAATACTTTGTAAAAAGTATGGTATTGTGTAAATCGAAACCGAATACTGCTTTTATAACAGCTTGTCGACCATTATTGTCAACACTTAATGATTCGGAATTCAACATCATCTATAATGATTTACAAAAGTCAATATTGCGGAGTCCTGAAAATACGCTAGAAAGTATTGGTATAATTTTTGAACTTCTTAATATTGATTGTAGCCGGTATGCATCTCAAATCGGaactgttttaattaaaaagttatacAGCAAAGGAGAGGATGCTCGCCGTGAATCTTTGGAATCATTAAAGAGTCTATCACAAAAATGTTCGGATAGCAACGTTATTAAAGAATTGCTGCAACTCATTTTTTCTATTCTCAACGGATCCGATggcaaaataaatgttgttgaGTATAGAATTAATTTGTACCag ggTGCTGGCTGTTTAAGCTTCAACAAGGTTCAAGAAGATCACATGGACGATATTTTAAACATGGCTGTGGACTTATTTTGGAAAGCGCTTGAGACTGAATCCCAGGACAAGGTGATTTGCTGTACactagaaatgtttgctttGTGGTCTGGAAAGTTTAGAAAGGAGCTGCCCAACGtgattataaacattttcaaaacagGCATAGAACACAAAAACTCAAATCAAATGATACGACAGAGTTATCTTGAATGGCTGCTATCATCTATACAGAATGCAGAAATCAAAGACACGAGCAATATTGTCCCAACCTTATATAGTTTGTATATGAAAGCACAGCAGAACTTTTCTCAGCTTTCCTTTGTATCAGAAGCAGCATGTATTTCGTGTCATTTGCTAATATTAGAAAAGCCATCAGAAATGTATTCAAGCTTCTGGAACTCCCTTTTTGATATGAATAAGCAATATTTCTTTAATGAAAAGTTTATAgcgtcagcaacaacagagacTTTATGTCATATTTCATTCATGGCTAAGATGctatttaaatcatatttagaTCAAATTAAGGGTCCTGTTGAGCCATTGCACCGTGCATTGCTTAATAATTTGTGCAGCAGTTCAGCTAAAGTAAGAAAATATACCAAAGAACAAGTtacacaaataacaaaaagtacTGATGGTGTTGATTTTGTTAAACTTGCTCTTAAAGAATATAGCAAACTTATAAACAATGCGAAAATTCAATATGAAATCGACAATACCGTTCAATCAGATCAGACGTGTACTCCAAGTCAGGCATTTGTAGATGCCCTAGAAGTTTTATGTTGTTTAGAAAACGTTCCTCACCAAGACTCCCTTGAGCTTACTATGCTACTCTTAGATATTTCGAACTATCCTGCTATATTATCCAATAATCCATATTTTTGGGAAAACACCATTCAAAACAACTTTCACTTGAATCCTGAACACTTTATATCCATAAATGAACAGCAAATTATTGAGACATATATTGAACAATTTAAGATCTGTCCCGTTTTTGAAAATACAATTGCTTCGTTAGTGCGAATCAATCCAAAAATAATAGTCCCAGCGATAATTAAGCGAATCAAAACGTATCTAAATGATGAAAGCAACTTCAACGTTAGCAATGAGGATTTTCTAACTTTTATGACACCAGAAGGAGAGCTCTACGATAAAAGTGTAATACCACATGCAGATGCACAATATGCAACAACTGGCGTAAAGCGggaaaataaagtttacagCTATAAGGAGCAGCTAGAAGAAATCCAACTACGCCGTGAAATAGACGAGAAGCGTCAAAAGGAAGGAAAATCGAAAACTGTAAAACTCACGCAAAAACAACaggaattaattaaaaaccaaacGGAGAAGGAATTGCGTATAAGAACGCGTGTTCAAGCATTGCATGAGAAATTGATGTGCGTGATCAGTCTGTTCAAAGCTTCTTGTTCcggaaatgaaaataatattgcaTTACATTTCCATACATTACTCGACGATATTCTACGAGCGACTTCGAGTCCTTTAAGCGCCGAACCCTTGACGGATCTCTACTATTTCATGaacaaaatgtgttttaaaaCCAATTCAGAGTTGGGCCGTGCCATTTCCATTGCGACAATCAGACTTCAGAAGCCATCCTGCATTTTGAAGGAGGAATGGAATGCTCAAAATATTAACGAGAGTATCATGGATATAATATCAAATCTAAACAAACACGTTATTATCAAATCAAACTTATTGGATTCACAGTCATTTTCATATGCCTTTGAGTTTCTCAAACGTGCGTTAATTCATTTGGATAATAGATCAAACGAGGAATTCGTATTATCAAGTATCAAACTAATCGAGATTCACGtccaacaaaaagaagaacCCACCGATGAGTGCAATCATCCGCGCTATTTGCCACGCCTGGGAATGTTCCAAATCTtgctatatttaataaaaaataattcgaCAGCAGTCCAAACTCAGGCTGTAAATGCTCTATTGGAAGTGGCAACGGTTTCTTCAGGCGGCAAATTAAATGCTACCCCTGACAAGCATATAATTGAACTATTTTTGGATGCATTGCAAAGCAATATTGAAGCTATAAGAGATGTAACACTGCGTGCAATGCAAATCATGATTGGATCAATTGTGGACTACTTGAAGAGCGATGCTGACCTGGAGAAACAATTGGTCGCTAGATTGTGGATAGCGAAATTTGATATTGCAGTTGAAATCAGACAGTTGGCCGTAGATCTTTGGGATTCAGCTGGTTTTGCCTATCCAGAGTTCGACGACATTATTGTAGATATCACACATCCTGAACTTTGTATACAAAAAGCATCTGCCGAGTCCTTAATACCACTCATCTTGAATGACAAAAGTCTATTAAAATGTGGATTGAAGAAACTCCTGGCCATCTATAATGAGAAACTCACTTTGATTCCACCAAAGCTCGACAAGTTTGATCGTGAAATTGAGCCGGCTTTTGATCAGTGGAAGCCCAGACGAGGTGTCGCTATTGCAATATCTCAAATAGCACAATTTTTATCGATTGAAGATATAAACTACTTGATGCAATTTATGGTTTCCCATGGTCTTGGCGATCGCGAGGAGATTGTGCATAAGGAAATGTTAGCTGCTGCATTAAAGATTGTGGATATACATGGCAAGGAGACAATCGTAAGTTTGCTACCAGTTTTTGAAGAATTTCTTGATAGCGCACCCAAATCACAAAGCTATGATAATATACGCCAAGCAGTTGTTATTCTTATGGGATCCTTGGCCCGGCATTTGGAAAAGGATGACAAAAGAATTGATCCGATCGTCAAACGTTTAATAACTGCCCTCTCGACACCGTCGCAACAAGTTCAGGAAGCTGTTTCAAATTGCTTGCCACATCTTATGCCATCCGTTAAGGACGAAGTTCCAGCAATGATCAAGAAACTGTTGCATTCGTTGTCAAAGTCTGAAAAATATGGCGAAAGACGTGGAGCTGCCTATGGAATTGCTGGAATTGTCAAAGGACTTGGCATTTTATCGCTTAAGCAATTGGACATTATGTCAAAGCTAACAACGTACATACAAGACAAAAAGAACTACAAGAGTCGTGAAGGTGCTCTGTTTGCATTTGAGGTTCTTTGCACCACACTTGGTCGCTTGTTCGAGCCATACATTGTGCATGTCCTGCCCCACTTATTGCAATGCTTCGGAGATTCATCTCAATACGTCCGACAAGCTGCCGATGACACTGCCAAGGTGGTAATGGGAAAGCTGTCTGCTCATGGAGTTAAGCTCGTGCTGCCATCTCTCTTAGACGCTCTTGACGAAGATTCATGGAGAACAAAAACAGCGTCGGTTGAACTATTGGGTGCCATGGCATTCTGTGCACCAAAGCAGCTTTCGTCGTGCTTGCCTAGCATTGTTCCAAAATTAATTGAAGTCCTTGGAGATTCTCACACTAAAGTCCAAGAAGCTGGTGGAGATGCACTCAAGGTGATTGGATCCGTTATTAAGAATCCAGAGATTCAAGCGATTGTTCCTGTTTTATTGAAGGCATTGGAGGATCCTTCTAACAACACATCAGCATGCTTGCAAAGTTTGTTGAAAACcaaattcattcatttcatCGATGCCCCCTCTTTAGCTCTAATTATGCCTGTGGTTCAAAGGGCATTTATGGATCGATCGACGGAAACCAGGAAAATGGCCGCTCAAATTATTGGTAATATGTATTCGCTCACAGATCAAAAGGATTTGACACCATATCTGCCAAGTATTATACCAGGCTTAAAGTCATCGTTGCTCGATCCAGTTCCAGAAGTTCGAGCAGTATCCGCCCGTGCACTTGGTGCAATGGTTAAGGGAATGGGAGAAAGTTCATTTGAAGATCTCCTACCATGGTTGATGCAAACTCTTACATCGGAATCGAGCAGCGTTGATCGTAGCGGCGCAGCACAAGGACTTTCGGAGGTTGTTGGAGGATTGGGTGTGGAGAAAATGCACAAACTGATGCCGGAAATAATTGCCACTGCTGAGCGCACTGATATAGCTCCACACGTTAAAGACGGCTACATAATGATGTTCATATATATGCCAGGTGCATTCCCAGAAGAGTTTACGCCCTACATTGGTCAAATAATTAATCCCATACTTAAGGCATTGGCAGATGAAAGTGAATACGTACGTGACACCGCCTTACGAGCTGGACAACGAATTGTCAACTTATATGCAGAGACAGCAGTTGCCCTACTGTTGCCAGAATTGGAGAAAGGATTATTTGACGAGAACTGGCGTATACGTTATAGTTCTGTACAATTGCTTGGAGATCTTCTATATCGTATTTCTGGTGTATCTGGAAAGATGACTACGGAAACAGCCAGTGAAGATGATAACTTTGGAACTGAACAGTCGCATACAGCCATTATCCGATTTCTTGGTGATGAACGCCGCAACAGAGTTTTATCTGGTCTCTATATGGGCCGTAGTGACGTCTCCTTGATGGTTCGTCAATCTGCATTGCATGTGTGGAAAATTGTCGTCACAAATACTCCCAGGACATTGAGAGAGATTCTGCCAACATTATTCGGACTCTTGCTAGGCTGCTTGGCAAGCACTAGCTATGATAAACGACAAGTCGCTGCACGAACCTTGGGAGATCTGGTGAGAAAACTAGGTGAACGTGTCCTACCTGAAATTATTCCAATTCTGGAAAGTGGCTTGAATTCGGAGCAGTCTGACCAGCGTCAAGGTGTTTGCATTGGACTTTCTGAAATAATGGCTTCTACTTCAAAGGAAATGGTACTGACGTTTGTACACAGCTTGGTTCCCACTGTACGCAAAGCCCTGGCAGATCCTCTGCCCGAGGTTCGCGAAGCAGCTGCAAAGACATTTGAATCGTTGCACAGCACCGTGGGATCCCGAGCACTGGATGACATTCTGCCTTTCATGCTGGAAGGACTTTCCGACCCGGATCCCGAGGTTGCAGAAAATACATTGGATGGACTGCGTCAGGTGATGTCCATAAAGTCACGTGTGGTATTGCCATACCTTGTTCCTCAGTTGACTGCACAACCCGTTAACACAAAAGCTCTATCTATATTAGTTTCTGTTGCTGGCGATGCTCTAACGAAATATCTACCAAAAATTCTATCCGCATTGCTGGAAGCCCTGTCCCAATCTCATGGTACGGCTAATGAAAATCAAGAATTGGAATATTGCCAGACTGTTATCTTGTCTGTGACTGATGAAGTTGGAATCAGAACTATAATGGACACTCTAATGGTCTCTGCTAAGTCAGATAATGTGTGCACTCGTAAATCGTCAGCCAGTTTGCTTTGTGCTTTCTGCATTCACTCGCCTGGAGATTATTCACAATATATTCCACAGCTCTTACGCTGTCTGCTTCGATTGATGGCTGATAACGACAAGAGCATTATTCAAAAGGCCTGGGAGGCATTAAATGCAGTCATCAAGGGCTTGAATCCAACTCAACAGATTGGCTACGTAACTGATGTTCGCCAAGCAGTTAGATTTGCTGCCAGCGACTTGAAGGAGCCCGAATTGCCCGGCTTTTGCTTACCGAAGGGAATTACCCCGCTATTGCCAGTTTTCCGAGAAGCTATATTAAATGGTCTACCGGAAGAGAAGGAAAATGCCGCCCAGGGTCTTGGTGAAGTGATTTTCTTAACCAGCGCAGCTTCTTTGCAGCCATCTGTCGTACACATTACTGGACCATTGATTCGCATCCTGGGAGACCGTTTTAACTCTGGCGTGAAGGCAGCAGTTCTGGAGACATTGGCAATTCTGCTACACAAAGTCGGTGTTCTATTGAAGCAGTTCTTACCACAACTTCAGACCACATTTTTGAAAGCATTGCATGATCAAAACAGAAATGTTCGCATGAAAGCAGGCAAAGCATTATCGGAGTTAGTTGCAATTCACTCTCGGGCCGATCCGCTGTTCAATGAAATTCACAATGGAATTAAGAGCTCAGATGATTCTGCTGTTAGGGAAACAATGTTGCATGCACTACGCAGCATCATCAGTCCATCAGGGGACAAAATGTCGGAGCCCATAAGAAAGCAAGTCTTTTCAACATTACTAAGTCTAATTGGACACCAGGAGGATACCACGCGAAATGCTGTTGGTGGATGTCTGGGGGCTATGTTAAAGTATATGCCATCTGCGCAAGTTACCGATTTGTTAAATAACCACATACTAGCTGAGAACTCGGATGACCCACTGACTAAACATGGCTATACAGTTATTCTCTTTGTTGCTTTGAAGGAGTGTCCCAAGGAAGTTTTATTAGAGAATTTCACTGATAGAATAATTGGTAACATattagttaatattttatcCGAAAAGGCACCCATTGCATGTAACGCAGTTCGAGCAGCGACATATGTTTTAGAATACAAACTGGTTAACAAAGAAGATCCTCCCAGCAATGTCCTAGTCTCACTAGCAAGAGCAATGAACCATAATAGCAATGACGTCAAGCAGTTAGTGGCAAAAAGCTGTATTCACCtctctaaaaatttaagtgctGACCAAATACATTTAGatgttttgaaaacattagTTCCAACCCTCGTAAATGGCACTAAAGAGAAAAATGGCTATGTTAAATCCAATTCAGAATTAGCTCTAATATCCATACTAAGACTAAGATCTGATGAGGTTACGTTTAAAAAGACCTGCGATGTCCTAGAAACTGGGGCAAGAGACTCTTTAAGTGATGTGGTAGCCAAGGTTTTAAAACGAGTCGCAGCTCAACCACCAGCTAAGGAGGATGATTTGGATGACACCTTACAAACTTGA
- the LOC117791776 gene encoding transforming growth factor beta regulator 1: protein MNVNKMDYKKKYAKLKSRVKNYVLENASIIDEVCYLQAELTAARAERLTLIEKLMSYEGLDKGTIPQIPLLNESRDLASKHMGEKQHAAKKSTKAKSRDISKTSQKSSMFPLKLHNILIHSLGEIIPTNPNFHSAEWIYPVGFVATRIYAHPRDPRKKCVFTCKILNNAGVPQFQLIPDNDLDGVFFGETANVCHQELLNTIQGSIKESARAPLVAKGEVFFGLSNPRVQSLLSSDPRIQQCVKFKGYIPDSTNALSEINDPTLSFAELQSYLT from the exons ATGAATGTAAACAAAATggattataaaaagaaatacgcAAAATTAAAATCGCGCGTGAAAAATTATGTTCTA gaaaACGCATCTATTATTGATGAGGTTTGCTATTTGCAGGCAGAATTAACTGCAGCACGTGCGGAGAGACTGAccttaattgaaaaactgatGTCTTACGAAGGATTGGACAAAGGCACCATTCCACAAATTCCATTGTTAAATGAAAGTCGGGATTTAGCAAGCAAACATATGGGCGAGAAACAACATGCGGCTAAGAAAAGCACCAAAGCTAAATCGAGGGACATTTCAAAAACGTCACAGAAGAGCTCCATGTTTCCGTTAAAATTGCACAATATCCTCATACACAGTCTCGGTGAAATTATACCTACGAATCCCAATTTCCATTCGGCTGAATGGATATATCCAGTTGGGTTTGTGGCAACGAGAATATATGCACATCCCAGAGATCCAAGAAAGAAATGTGTTTTCACATGTAAAATCCTCAACAATGCTGGAGTTCCTCAGTTTCAATTAATTCCTGACAATGACTTGGATGGAGTGTTCTTCGGGGAAACTGCTAACGTATGCCATCAAGAACTATTAAATACGATACAGGGTTCGATTAAGGAATCTGCAAGAGCACCACTTGTAGCGAAGGGAGAAGTTTTCTTTGGATTATCGAATCCAAGGGTACAATCGCTTTTATCGTCGGACCCAAGGATTCAACAATGTGTCAAATTTAAAGGATACATACCGGACAGTACTAATGCATTGAGTGAAATCAATGATCCTACGTTATCCTTTGCAGAGCTTCAGAGCTATTTAACATGA
- the LOC117791777 gene encoding MICOS complex subunit Mic10-like — MPVNEMAMSEDRLGKKLDQCISDTIVKGCGGLLIGSVASLVFFKRRVWPAFVGTGFGIGVAYSTCEKNLNSLK, encoded by the exons atGCCGGTTAATGAAATGGCCATGTCAGAAGATCGATTGGGGAAGAAGTTAGACCAGTGTATATCCGACACAATTGTAAAAGGAT gtGGCGGTCTTCTTATTGGATCAGTGGCTTCTCTAGTATTTTTTAAACGACGCGTGTGGCCTGCATTTGTCGGCACTGGATTTGGCATTGGTGTGGCTTATAGCACAtgcgaaaaaaatttaaattcactgaaataa